In Pseudobacter ginsenosidimutans, the following are encoded in one genomic region:
- a CDS encoding SusD/RagB family nutrient-binding outer membrane lipoprotein, with protein MNNKIFLWLLCVLMIASAGCSKSAFLDINENPNNPLDVPPNVLLSSATYTTAFANANELSRVASLLIQHNAGVANQAVGFDIYNLDGNFDNSWNFEIYAGALPAIQALIDKTDTTGLGPNYAGIGKILKAYLLAMATDLWGDVPYSQAGYGLKFQQPRFDKQEDIYQGNASLGIQSLFDLVKAGIADLKKTTPTGGFPVTSDADRVYGGSTANWVRAGNTLLLKLAMTISNVNPTLAKSVIDGVIADNQMISVNGQDLEVPYGTSVGSQSPLYSFNEVNRPTDMMLSTRFLNLMTTGLNAKAYLQKMYSDTSGVFVPYENGSGVTPPGIDFRSKYHEYVLISSDSTTTPVRLLTNSQRAFILAESALILNTAGDPNTLFREGIFTAMLKAGFDSAAINTYFAANPAKVTLTGSIENKREQIITWKYAANIVNPLEAYNDYRRTGYPELQPALNASGDDPSVIPKRFTYPPNETSANPNMPKPRPLTNQKVWWGK; from the coding sequence AATGTTCTGCTGTCTTCAGCAACATATACAACAGCATTTGCAAATGCAAATGAACTCTCCAGGGTAGCCAGTCTGCTCATTCAACATAATGCAGGCGTAGCCAATCAGGCAGTGGGATTTGATATTTATAACCTGGACGGAAATTTCGATAACTCCTGGAATTTTGAAATCTATGCAGGAGCTTTGCCTGCTATCCAGGCATTGATCGATAAGACTGATACCACGGGCCTTGGTCCCAATTATGCAGGTATCGGCAAAATTCTGAAGGCATATCTTCTTGCTATGGCTACAGATCTCTGGGGTGATGTGCCTTATTCTCAGGCCGGATATGGATTGAAATTTCAGCAACCCAGATTCGATAAACAGGAAGATATTTATCAGGGTAATGCATCACTCGGAATACAAAGTCTGTTCGATCTGGTTAAAGCAGGAATTGCCGATCTCAAAAAAACTACCCCAACCGGTGGTTTCCCTGTTACTTCTGACGCAGACAGGGTTTATGGTGGAAGTACTGCAAACTGGGTCAGGGCAGGAAACACTTTGCTGCTGAAATTAGCAATGACAATTTCAAACGTCAATCCAACGCTTGCAAAAAGTGTGATCGATGGTGTAATAGCAGATAATCAAATGATCTCCGTAAATGGGCAGGACCTTGAGGTTCCCTACGGAACTTCTGTTGGTAGTCAAAGCCCGCTCTATAGTTTCAACGAAGTGAACAGACCTACTGATATGATGCTGAGCACCCGTTTCCTGAATTTGATGACGACAGGACTGAATGCCAAAGCCTATCTTCAGAAAATGTATTCCGATACTTCCGGCGTTTTCGTTCCTTATGAAAACGGTTCGGGGGTTACGCCTCCCGGAATTGACTTCAGGTCAAAATACCATGAATATGTTCTGATCTCTTCGGATTCAACCACAACTCCGGTTAGGTTACTGACCAATTCCCAACGGGCATTCATACTCGCAGAAAGTGCATTGATCCTTAATACTGCCGGTGATCCCAATACGCTGTTCCGGGAAGGTATTTTCACTGCGATGCTGAAAGCCGGCTTTGATTCCGCAGCTATTAACACCTATTTTGCTGCCAACCCTGCAAAGGTTACTTTGACTGGTTCAATTGAAAACAAAAGGGAACAGATCATTACCTGGAAATACGCTGCCAATATCGTGAATCCTTTGGAAGCTTATAACGACTACAGGAGAACAGGCTATCCGGAACTGCAGCCTGCATTGAATGCTTCCGGCGACGATCCTTCTGTGATCCCCAAACGTTTCACTTATCCACCCAATGAGACTTCCGCCAATCCAAACATGCCGAAGCCTCGTCCGCTTACCAATCAAAAAGTCTGGTGGGGTAAATAA
- a CDS encoding Gfo/Idh/MocA family protein: MNRRNLIKSLGIGVGAVVLGKDALADLGNNTYAYTLPPDPLHKKLDKPVTAITLGAGSRGNVYGNFGLKFPDQLDIIGVAEPIALRNERYAAKHRIPDANRFNTWEDVFKRPKFADAIIITTPDNLHYGPCMKALQMGYDILLEKPIAPTEKECRDILALAKKTGRIVAVCHVLRYAPYFVKMKELLQAGAIGEIISIQHFEPIEHTHMAHSYVRGNWHNSKATTPILLAKSCHDLDIIKWVINKPAKQISAMGDLKWFRKENAPAGSTARCTDGCAVEKTCPYSAIRNYYEKRQRLYVFDLPEDKSKQPEFIMEQLKTTNYGRCVYRMDNDQPDHYITNIRFADNVTASFSMEAFTSYHGRRTRIMGSMGDMVGDMEELVLTDFRTGKVTKLVPKAEDVDDYKNSGHGGGDWGLARDFVQAVSQQNPNLLTSTIDESIESHIMGFMAEASRKSDKVMSIKM; this comes from the coding sequence ATGAACAGGAGAAATCTGATCAAATCATTAGGCATCGGCGTTGGCGCTGTAGTATTAGGAAAAGACGCACTCGCCGATCTCGGTAACAACACCTACGCCTACACGCTTCCTCCCGATCCGCTTCACAAAAAATTAGACAAACCCGTTACCGCCATTACGCTCGGCGCAGGCAGTCGCGGTAACGTATATGGCAATTTCGGGTTGAAATTCCCTGATCAGCTGGATATAATCGGTGTGGCTGAGCCAATTGCGCTCCGCAATGAGCGCTATGCCGCCAAGCACAGGATCCCCGATGCCAATCGCTTCAATACATGGGAAGATGTATTCAAACGGCCGAAATTCGCCGATGCCATTATCATCACCACACCAGATAACCTCCATTATGGCCCCTGCATGAAAGCGTTGCAGATGGGTTACGATATCCTGCTGGAAAAGCCCATCGCGCCCACAGAAAAAGAATGCCGCGATATCCTGGCTCTTGCAAAGAAAACAGGCCGCATCGTAGCCGTATGTCACGTGCTCCGTTATGCGCCATATTTTGTGAAGATGAAAGAACTGCTGCAGGCAGGCGCCATCGGAGAGATCATCAGCATTCAGCATTTCGAGCCTATCGAACATACGCATATGGCGCACTCTTATGTGCGCGGCAACTGGCATAACTCCAAAGCCACCACGCCGATATTGCTGGCCAAATCATGTCATGATCTCGATATCATCAAGTGGGTGATCAACAAACCCGCAAAGCAGATCTCCGCCATGGGAGATCTCAAATGGTTCCGCAAAGAAAATGCTCCCGCAGGCAGCACCGCCCGCTGTACAGACGGCTGTGCAGTGGAAAAGACCTGCCCGTATTCCGCCATCAGGAACTATTACGAGAAACGCCAGCGCCTGTATGTGTTCGATCTTCCGGAAGACAAAAGCAAACAACCGGAATTCATCATGGAGCAGCTGAAAACAACCAATTACGGCCGTTGCGTATACCGGATGGACAATGATCAGCCTGATCATTATATCACCAATATCCGCTTCGCTGATAATGTGACCGCCAGTTTCAGTATGGAAGCCTTCACTTCCTACCACGGCAGAAGAACACGCATCATGGGTTCCATGGGAGATATGGTGGGCGATATGGAAGAACTGGTGCTGACAGACTTTCGCACCGGCAAAGTCACCAAACTGGTGCCGAAGGCTGAAGACGTGGACGATTACAAGAACAGCGGTCACGGCGGCGGCGACTGGGGCCTCGCGCGCGACTTTGTTCAGGCCGTATCCCAGCAGAACCCCAATTTGCTCACCAGCACTATCGACGAAAGCATCGAAAGCCATATCATGGGATTCATGGCCGAGGCCAGTCGCAAATCAGACAAAGTGATGTCCATTAAGATGTAA
- a CDS encoding DnaJ C-terminal domain-containing protein, producing the protein MARDFYAILGVGRDASEADIKKAYRKLAVKYHPDKNPNNKEAENKFKEINEAYEVLSDADKRKKYDQFGENWNRMNEQGPPPGGGGQYQYYSNDPGGEGFHFEGDPNDIFESFFGGGGRRRSGKSKGGDYQSETTITLEEAFHGTTRLLQLNEQKLRIKLKPGTYDGLVIKLGGKGAPGVNGGPAGDLYITIHVMPHAQFRREGDNLVQPLQSDLFTAVLGGKQEVSTLTGKINITIPPGTQNGKLLRIKGKGMPVYDHPDQHGDLLLEIQVNIPENLTEQQKELFRQLQDSFNQSKTFA; encoded by the coding sequence ATGGCCAGAGACTTTTATGCCATACTGGGGGTTGGCAGGGATGCATCAGAAGCCGATATTAAGAAAGCATATCGCAAACTGGCAGTAAAATATCATCCCGACAAGAACCCCAACAACAAAGAAGCAGAGAACAAATTCAAAGAGATCAACGAAGCCTATGAAGTGTTGTCCGATGCAGATAAAAGAAAGAAATATGATCAGTTCGGCGAGAACTGGAATCGTATGAATGAACAGGGACCACCACCCGGAGGGGGCGGACAATATCAATATTACAGCAATGATCCCGGAGGGGAGGGTTTTCATTTCGAAGGCGATCCCAACGATATCTTCGAATCCTTTTTCGGTGGCGGAGGCCGCAGAAGAAGCGGCAAATCAAAAGGAGGGGATTACCAATCGGAAACCACCATCACACTCGAAGAAGCTTTTCACGGAACAACACGCTTACTGCAATTGAACGAACAAAAACTGCGCATCAAGCTCAAACCAGGCACCTACGATGGGCTTGTGATCAAGCTGGGCGGCAAAGGCGCACCAGGAGTGAACGGAGGACCAGCAGGCGATCTTTATATCACCATTCATGTGATGCCGCATGCCCAGTTCAGAAGGGAAGGAGATAATCTCGTTCAACCATTGCAGTCAGATCTTTTTACGGCGGTGCTCGGAGGCAAGCAGGAAGTGAGCACACTCACAGGCAAGATCAATATCACCATTCCTCCCGGCACACAGAACGGAAAACTGCTGCGCATCAAAGGCAAGGGAATGCCCGTGTATGACCACCCAGACCAGCACGGCGATTTGCTCCTGGAGATCCAGGTGAATATCCCTGAAAACCTGACGGAACAACAAAAGGAATTATTCAGGCAATTGCAGGACAGTTTCAATCAGTCCAAAACTTTTGCCTGA
- the trxA gene encoding thioredoxin has product METFNELIQSETPVLVDFYADWCGPCKAMDPVIKDVAGAVKGKARIVRVNIDKNTAAPRAYQVQAVPTFILFKNGKVLWRHPGMIDKTSLISVIEQYS; this is encoded by the coding sequence ATGGAAACCTTCAATGAACTCATACAGTCCGAAACACCCGTGCTGGTAGACTTCTATGCAGACTGGTGCGGACCCTGCAAAGCTATGGACCCCGTGATCAAAGACGTGGCCGGCGCCGTGAAAGGCAAGGCGCGGATCGTAAGGGTGAATATCGATAAGAACACAGCCGCACCCAGGGCATACCAGGTACAGGCAGTGCCCACTTTTATACTTTTCAAAAATGGAAAAGTGCTCTGGCGCCATCCGGGAATGATAGATAAAACATCATTGATATCCGTCATCGAACAATATTCCTGA
- a CDS encoding copper-translocating P-type ATPase: MEHHHHHDDKDQHKPAEQSPKEKDQHGHEHTQSNAQQMHPDQEHAHHHMHDMAAEPGGYDEHAGHHTANFLKRFWISLILTIPLLLLSKMIQHWAGFELSFPGDQYALFALGTAIFFYGGWPFLTGLVNELKHRNPGMMTLVAVAITTAYLYSTAVVFGLPGMDFFWELATLIVIMLLGHWLEMKSQMAASNALESLVKLLPSVVHLKTAQGEKDIPLEQLKQEDIITVKPGEKIPADGLVTDGSSYVNESMLTGESVPVKKEKNGKLIGGSINGDGVLHVRVTGTGSNSYLNKVIGMVKSAQGAKSRTQNLAGKVAKWLTIISISVGLITFIVWLFAGKELSFALERMVTVMVTSCPHALGVAIPLVVAISTILSATHGLLIRNRTAFENARLLNLIIFDKTGTLTKGSHEVQQIIPLQSGISDLELLQYAAAVQQNSEHHIARGIIRKLNERNLELWPSTDFEYMQGMGVSGVVKGKKIVAAGPNYFSNHHLSTPAVPASIDQSAETITYVLIDGEPAGIITLADSIRESAPKAIAGLQQMGIKTYLLTGDNEKVAASVSKKLKMDGYIANVLPHEKQEKVKAFQAQGYIVAMTGDGVNDAPALAQADVGIAVGSGTDVAAETADIILVDSDPEDVVQLISFGKATYKKMVQNLVWAAGYNIIAIPLAAGILYPNFMLSPAMGAVLMSVSTIVVAINAKLLRVK; the protein is encoded by the coding sequence ATGGAACACCATCATCATCACGACGATAAAGACCAACACAAGCCAGCAGAGCAATCACCCAAAGAAAAAGATCAGCACGGTCATGAACATACGCAATCCAATGCACAGCAAATGCATCCGGACCAGGAGCATGCTCATCATCATATGCATGACATGGCTGCAGAACCGGGCGGCTATGATGAACATGCAGGCCATCACACCGCCAATTTCCTGAAGCGTTTCTGGATCAGCCTCATTCTCACTATTCCATTATTGTTGCTTTCCAAAATGATCCAGCACTGGGCCGGATTTGAACTTTCATTTCCCGGTGACCAATATGCGCTGTTTGCTTTGGGCACAGCCATCTTCTTTTACGGCGGCTGGCCCTTTCTTACCGGCCTTGTGAATGAACTGAAACACCGCAATCCTGGAATGATGACACTGGTGGCCGTTGCCATCACTACAGCATATCTCTACAGTACTGCCGTTGTATTCGGATTACCGGGAATGGATTTCTTCTGGGAACTGGCCACGCTGATCGTGATCATGCTGCTGGGCCACTGGCTGGAAATGAAGTCCCAAATGGCCGCCAGTAACGCTTTGGAATCACTCGTAAAACTATTGCCTTCTGTTGTTCACCTCAAAACAGCACAGGGAGAAAAAGATATTCCGCTGGAACAATTGAAACAGGAAGATATCATTACAGTAAAACCCGGTGAGAAGATCCCCGCAGACGGTCTGGTGACAGATGGTTCCTCCTATGTGAACGAAAGCATGCTCACAGGTGAAAGCGTTCCCGTTAAAAAAGAGAAGAATGGAAAACTGATAGGTGGCAGTATCAACGGTGATGGCGTACTGCATGTTCGGGTAACCGGAACAGGTAGTAACAGCTATCTGAATAAAGTGATCGGAATGGTGAAGTCCGCGCAGGGAGCCAAATCGCGTACGCAAAACCTGGCAGGGAAAGTGGCGAAATGGCTGACGATCATTTCCATCAGTGTAGGGTTGATCACTTTTATCGTCTGGCTGTTTGCCGGCAAGGAGCTCTCATTTGCCCTTGAGAGGATGGTAACGGTGATGGTCACCAGTTGTCCGCATGCATTGGGAGTAGCCATTCCGCTGGTAGTGGCCATTTCAACTATCTTGTCTGCAACTCATGGACTGCTGATCCGCAACCGGACAGCCTTTGAGAATGCGCGCCTGCTGAACCTGATCATCTTCGATAAAACAGGAACACTTACCAAAGGCTCACACGAAGTGCAGCAGATCATTCCGCTGCAATCCGGCATCAGCGATCTGGAATTATTGCAATACGCAGCAGCAGTGCAGCAAAACTCCGAGCACCATATTGCACGGGGCATCATCAGGAAATTAAATGAGAGGAATCTCGAATTATGGCCCAGCACAGATTTTGAATACATGCAGGGCATGGGAGTGAGCGGGGTAGTGAAGGGTAAGAAAATTGTAGCGGCAGGCCCGAATTATTTCAGCAACCATCATCTTTCTACACCTGCAGTTCCTGCTTCAATTGATCAGTCTGCAGAAACCATCACTTATGTTTTGATCGATGGAGAACCCGCAGGCATCATCACGCTGGCCGACAGCATCCGCGAAAGTGCACCGAAGGCCATTGCCGGATTGCAGCAAATGGGCATCAAAACCTATCTGCTTACCGGCGACAATGAGAAAGTGGCCGCATCGGTTTCCAAAAAACTGAAAATGGACGGTTATATCGCCAATGTGCTGCCACACGAAAAACAGGAAAAAGTGAAAGCATTTCAGGCGCAGGGTTATATTGTTGCCATGACAGGCGATGGCGTGAATGATGCGCCGGCGCTGGCCCAGGCCGATGTTGGCATTGCAGTGGGCTCAGGCACGGATGTGGCGGCTGAAACCGCTGATATCATTTTGGTGGACAGTGATCCGGAAGATGTTGTGCAATTGATCAGCTTCGGTAAAGCCACTTACAAGAAGATGGTGCAGAATCTGGTATGGGCCGCGGGTTATAATATCATTGCCATTCCGCTGGCTGCCGGTATCCTGTATCCGAATTTCATGCTGAGCCCGGCAATGGGAGCAGTGTTGATGAGCGTTAGTACGATAGTGGTTGCGATCAATGCAAAATTATTGCGGGTTAAATAG
- a CDS encoding polysaccharide deacetylase family protein, producing MMYWYILMVAILGLVTFLFIKVSRPAGPCLRVLMYHKVSGNGERDFLTVTADQLSTQWKYLKSEGYSPILFSDLVQFVQQGKALPPKPVLLTFDDGYKDNYEVMYPILQHLGMKANIFLVPGYLKQQMHSSDGVYLDLSEIRIMKSSLVEFGLHSYDHQSYKTLSPEALQLDIRKTADWLSAQGIPFQPCIAFPYGAYPKKNPVKYKRFTEALEKSGMVLAFRIGNRLNAMPLKKPLLVQRLDIRGDDSFEDFVRLVKKGKAVF from the coding sequence ATGATGTACTGGTATATTCTGATGGTAGCCATCCTGGGATTGGTTACTTTTCTTTTTATTAAGGTCAGTCGCCCTGCAGGGCCTTGTCTTCGCGTGCTCATGTATCATAAGGTTTCCGGGAACGGGGAAAGGGATTTCCTCACCGTTACTGCGGACCAGCTCAGCACGCAATGGAAATACCTGAAGAGCGAAGGCTACTCTCCCATCCTGTTCAGTGATCTCGTGCAATTTGTACAGCAGGGAAAAGCATTGCCCCCAAAACCTGTACTCCTTACTTTCGACGACGGGTACAAAGACAATTACGAAGTGATGTATCCCATCTTGCAGCACCTGGGCATGAAAGCGAATATCTTCCTGGTACCGGGATATCTGAAGCAACAGATGCATTCTTCCGACGGAGTTTATCTTGATCTTTCTGAGATCAGAATAATGAAATCTTCACTGGTGGAATTCGGACTGCATTCATACGACCACCAGAGCTATAAAACTCTATCTCCTGAAGCTTTGCAACTCGATATCCGGAAGACTGCTGATTGGTTGTCTGCACAGGGCATCCCATTTCAGCCCTGTATTGCTTTTCCCTATGGCGCCTATCCCAAAAAGAACCCGGTGAAGTATAAGCGCTTTACGGAAGCCCTGGAAAAAAGTGGAATGGTTCTGGCGTTCAGGATCGGGAACCGGTTGAATGCAATGCCATTGAAAAAGCCTTTGCTGGTGCAAAGGCTTGATATAAGAGGTGATGATAGTTTTGAGGATTTTGTAAGGTTGGTGAAGAAAGGGAAAGCGGTGTTTTGA
- a CDS encoding glycosyltransferase family 2 protein encodes MKRTMDKEKPAFGGVSAVIITYNEEANIRRTLQKLHWCDEIVIVDSYSTDKTVAICREFNCTIFFKEFEGYGVQKRFAVSKASHNWVLCIDADEVLSNELVDEIMQISPADAVASNGFSFRMNLVFLGKEFKHGKESGRYFTRLFNKQKGGFTNDKVHEAIRVDGPVKKLNHIILHYSYSSLHQCLEKNNRYSTYSAEMAFSKGKDKSMLVILLGLPFNFFKYYFLERNMLNGVKGFYWSVFSSYYHFSKHVKLKELRQACRQHATISSTTLSKA; translated from the coding sequence ATGAAGAGGACAATGGACAAGGAAAAGCCCGCCTTCGGTGGGGTAAGTGCAGTGATTATCACCTATAATGAGGAAGCCAATATCAGGAGAACGCTGCAAAAGCTTCACTGGTGCGATGAGATTGTGATCGTAGACAGCTACAGTACAGACAAGACCGTTGCCATTTGCCGGGAGTTCAACTGTACCATCTTTTTTAAGGAATTTGAAGGGTATGGCGTCCAGAAGCGTTTCGCCGTGAGCAAAGCCAGTCACAACTGGGTGCTTTGTATCGATGCGGACGAAGTGCTGAGCAATGAGCTGGTGGATGAGATCATGCAAATTTCACCGGCCGATGCGGTGGCCAGCAATGGTTTCAGTTTCCGCATGAACCTCGTGTTCCTTGGGAAGGAGTTCAAACATGGGAAAGAAAGCGGCCGCTATTTTACCCGGCTCTTCAATAAACAAAAGGGTGGTTTCACCAATGATAAAGTGCATGAAGCCATCCGTGTGGACGGGCCGGTGAAAAAACTGAACCATATCATCCTTCATTACAGTTACAGCAGCCTTCACCAATGTCTTGAAAAGAATAACCGCTACTCAACCTACTCGGCGGAAATGGCTTTCAGCAAGGGAAAGGACAAATCCATGCTGGTGATCCTGCTGGGGCTGCCTTTCAATTTTTTCAAATATTATTTCCTGGAAAGAAATATGCTGAATGGCGTGAAAGGCTTTTACTGGAGTGTATTCAGCAGCTATTATCATTTTTCGAAACATGTAAAACTGAAAGAACTGCGTCAGGCCTGCCGCCAGCACGCAACGATTTCATCCACTACCTTGTCCAAAGCCTGA
- the lepA gene encoding translation elongation factor 4, protein MKNIRNFCIIAHIDHGKSTLADRLLQSTNTISEREMMDQVLDDMDLEREKGITIKSHAIQINYKHTDGQEYILNLIDTPGHVDFSYEVSRALAACEGALLLVDATQGIQAQTISNLYLAIDNDLEIIPVINKIDMDGAMIEEVQDQIIELIGCKPEDILLASGRAGIGIDGILAAIVDKIPAPKGDPEAPLQALIFDSVFNSFRGIIVYYRILNGTLKKGDKVKFVHTETEYEADEVGVLKLTLSPRKEVRAGDVGYIITGIKNAKEVKVGDTLTLSKNPTPEMIKGFEEVKPMVFAGIFPVETDDFEELRDCMDKLQLNDASLTYELETSQALGFGFRCGFLGMLHMEIIQERLEREFNQTVITTVPNVGFIGYTTRGEKIIINNPSEMPEPTQLDRCEEPFIKAQIITKPEYIGNIMTLCLGKRGILINQSYLTQTRVELIFEMPMTEIVFDFYDKLKSQTRGYASFDYHPIGHRESDIVKMDILLNGDKVDALSALIHRARAEDFGRKLCEKLKELLTRHQFQIAIQAAIGAKIVARETISALRKDVTAKCYGGDISRKRKLLEKQKEGKKRMRQIGNVEVPQEAFLAVLKLND, encoded by the coding sequence ATGAAGAATATCAGAAATTTCTGCATCATCGCGCATATCGACCACGGTAAGAGTACCCTGGCTGACCGTTTATTGCAAAGCACCAATACCATTTCTGAAAGGGAAATGATGGATCAGGTACTGGACGATATGGACCTTGAAAGGGAGAAGGGCATTACCATCAAAAGCCACGCCATCCAGATCAATTACAAGCATACAGACGGACAGGAATATATTCTGAACCTGATTGATACGCCCGGGCACGTAGACTTCAGTTATGAAGTGAGCCGCGCACTGGCAGCCTGCGAAGGCGCCCTGCTGCTGGTAGATGCCACCCAGGGTATCCAGGCACAAACCATTTCCAACCTCTACCTGGCTATCGATAACGACCTCGAGATCATTCCCGTGATCAACAAGATCGATATGGACGGCGCCATGATCGAGGAAGTACAGGACCAGATCATTGAACTGATCGGTTGCAAACCAGAAGATATCCTGCTGGCTTCCGGTCGCGCAGGTATCGGTATCGACGGCATTCTCGCTGCCATCGTAGATAAGATCCCTGCCCCCAAGGGCGATCCTGAAGCACCGCTGCAGGCCCTGATCTTCGACTCCGTTTTCAACTCCTTCCGCGGTATCATCGTTTACTACCGTATCCTGAATGGTACGCTGAAAAAAGGCGATAAAGTAAAATTCGTACACACTGAAACAGAATACGAAGCTGATGAAGTAGGTGTACTGAAATTAACACTCAGCCCGCGCAAAGAAGTACGCGCCGGTGATGTAGGCTATATCATTACTGGTATCAAGAACGCCAAAGAAGTGAAAGTAGGGGATACGCTCACACTATCAAAGAACCCTACTCCGGAAATGATCAAAGGTTTCGAAGAAGTGAAACCGATGGTATTCGCTGGGATCTTCCCGGTAGAAACAGACGATTTTGAAGAGCTTCGCGATTGCATGGATAAACTCCAGCTCAACGATGCCTCTCTCACATACGAGCTCGAAACCTCACAGGCCCTTGGTTTCGGTTTCCGTTGCGGATTCCTCGGAATGCTGCACATGGAGATCATCCAGGAAAGACTGGAGCGCGAGTTCAACCAGACCGTGATCACCACCGTTCCCAACGTAGGTTTCATTGGTTACACCACACGTGGAGAAAAGATCATCATCAACAATCCCAGCGAAATGCCCGAGCCCACACAGCTCGATCGTTGTGAAGAACCTTTCATCAAAGCGCAGATCATCACCAAGCCCGAATATATCGGTAATATCATGACCCTCTGTCTTGGTAAACGCGGGATCCTCATCAACCAGAGCTACCTCACGCAAACCCGCGTGGAGCTGATCTTTGAGATGCCCATGACCGAGATCGTATTCGACTTCTACGATAAGCTGAAGAGCCAGACCCGTGGTTATGCGAGCTTCGATTACCATCCCATCGGTCACCGCGAAAGCGATATCGTGAAGATGGATATCCTCCTGAACGGCGACAAAGTGGATGCCCTCAGCGCACTGATCCACCGCGCACGCGCAGAAGACTTCGGCCGCAAGCTCTGCGAGAAGCTGAAAGAATTGCTCACCCGTCACCAGTTCCAGATCGCGATCCAGGCAGCCATCGGCGCCAAGATCGTGGCCCGCGAAACCATCTCCGCATTACGTAAAGACGTAACCGCCAAATGTTATGGTGGTGATATCAGCCGTAAGCGTAAACTGCTGGAAAAACAGAAAGAAGGTAAAAAGAGAATGAGACAGATCGGAAACGTGGAAGTTCCGCAGGAAGCATTCCTGGCGGTGCTGAAACTGAACGATTAA